From Montipora foliosa isolate CH-2021 chromosome 6, ASM3666993v2, whole genome shotgun sequence, a single genomic window includes:
- the LOC138008355 gene encoding tumor susceptibility gene 101 protein-like codes for MKMDLNGLLRSKLVGYKHADLCRQDCSRALHQYNYLQPDKQKFMHNNGREVELLSLSGTLPVAIRGVTYHIPICVWLQENHPYVPPLVYVKPTSNMAIKASQHVDTNGIVYHPYLHEWTYPKSDLAALLQLLCCAFAEVPPVYSKPTPPQPPPTASYRPPQGPYQSQYGGYPPNPIGSTPYPVGGPARMPMPMPMPGSSPGAPTGSRPPYPGAYTPTGGISGGQSSTPYPVNQPNYPVASTQSSYRSPGYPPPVTAAHTKLMTTNSTTTSSSSTNEDLAVKASLRSAVEDKIRRRTRALFEQAQIELDKLNRTQVELKQGSEKLKDILQKLEKEQADVDNDIKLLTQKNEEITEVISQLENNANKLDIDDAVVTTTPLYNQILNLFAEENAVEDTIYYLSESLRKEAIDLDVFLKHVRALSRKQFMLRALLHKARKTAGLSEVAG; via the exons ATGAAAATGGACTTAAATGGACTATTAAGGAGTAAACTTGTGGGG TATAAACATGCGGACTTGTGTCGACAAGACTGCTCAAGAGCACTGCATCAATACAACTACTTGCAACCAGATAAGCAAAAATTta tgcATAATAATGGCCGTGAAGTCGAATTGCTTTCCCTGAGTGGGACTCTTCCTGTTGCCATTAGAG GCGTTACTTACCACATCCCCATATGTGTGTGGCTGCAAGAGAATCATCCTTATGTGCCACCACTTGTATATGTCAAACCAACCAGCAATATGGCAATCAAGGCATCACAACATGTAGACACTAATGGCATAGTCTATCATCCTTACCTCCATGAGTGGACTTAT cCAAAATCCGACCTTGCAGCCTTGCTTCAACTTCTTTGCTGTGCTTTTGCGGAGGTACCTCCGGTTTACTCAAAACCAACACCGCCTCAACCACCACCCACGGCTAGTTACAGACCACCACAGGGACCGTACCAGTCACAATATGGTGGCTATCCACCAAATCCCATTGGATCCACACCCTACCCTGTTGGGGGTCCAGCAAGGATGCCAATGCCGATGCCTATGCCAG GTTCCAGCCCTGGAGCACCAACTGGAAGCAGACCTCCTTACCCTGGAGCCTATACCCCTACTGGGGGAATAAGCGGTGGTCAATCCAGTACTCCGTATCCAGTAAATCAGCCAAACTATCCAGTAGCCAGCACGCAGTCATCGTATCGTTCTCCAGGCTACCCTCCACCTGTGACTGCAGCTCACACCAAGTTGATGACAACAAATTCCACTACAACTTCAAGTAGCAGTACAAACGAAGATTTGGCTGTAAAAGCCTCACTACGGTCTGCTGTGGAGGATAAAATTAGAAGACGCACAAGAGCATTGTTTGAACAAGCACAA ATTGAATTAGATAAGTTAAACAGAACTCAAGTGGAGTTAAAACAGGGAAGTGAAAAACTCAAGGATATAttgcaaaaactggaaaaagaGCAG gccgACGTAGACAACGATATTAAGCTTTTGACGCAGAAAAATGAAGAGATAACAGAAGTTATTTCCCAACTAGAGAACAATGCTAACAAACTAGACATTGATGACGCAGTAGTTACAACGACACCTCTATATAATCA AATTCTCAATCTGTTTGCAGAGGAAAATGCTGTTGAGGATACCATTTATTACCTGAGCGAATCGCTAAGGAAAGAAGCTATAGACTTAGACGTTTTCCTCAAG CACGTTCGAGCTCTATCTCGGAAACAGTTTATGCTGCGAGCTTTGCTGCATAAAGCAAGAAAAACAGCTGGGCTTAGTGAGGTGGCAGGATAA